The stretch of DNA GCGGAGGCTTTCCACACCAACGGTTTAGGGTCGGCATTGGATATTGTCAGGTACTCCTTAATGGCATGGATCAACTCTGGCACACTTCCGAAGCTTCCACGCCGCAGACGCTTTTCCGTCAACTCCCCCAACCAACGCTCAACAAGGTTCAGCCA from Chloroflexota bacterium encodes:
- a CDS encoding IS630 family transposase; translation: WLNLVERWLGELTEKRLRRGSFGSVPELIHAIKEYLTISNADPKPLVWKASAKAILDKLARCKAVYEILD